The Triticum aestivum cultivar Chinese Spring chromosome 7B, IWGSC CS RefSeq v2.1, whole genome shotgun sequence genome window below encodes:
- the LOC123158630 gene encoding subtilisin-like protease SBT1.4, whose amino-acid sequence MAAGSLTALCLLLAAANAAAEATSSYIVHVAPAHALPAPRRGLLSAGAYGSFLRAHVPADVSSPAPTVHYSYAHAATGFAARLTGRQAAHLASQRSVLGVVPSVAERPHTTLTPSFLGLSPAAGLLPASNGATDVVIGVLDSGVYPVGRASFSADPSLPPVPGRFRGGCVATPSFNASAYCNTKLVGAKFFYRGYEQETGRPIDERVMSKSPLDTDGHGTHTASTAAGSAATGAGFFDYARGNAVGVAPGARIAAYKVCWNNTCTSDDILAGFEAAIADGVDVISISLGSTNGAQPFHLDTTAIGAFRAVRKGIVVSASAGNNGPRETTAVNIAPWFLTVAASTVNRQFPVDVLLGNGQTFTGTSLNTGTPLGATKLPLVYGGFVGTQFCEAGKLNATMVAGKIVLCESSNNARTAKGEAVRIAGGVGLILASFDLYREQAMTDAHVLPAASVTFVDAVKIANYIATDGSPAATIASGGTAIGRSAPPYPRMASFSSRGPSRHAPEILKPDITAPGVDILAAWTGANSPSHVSTDTRRVEYNVIAGTSMSCPHVSGVAALLRQARPEWSPAAIKSAMMTTAYNVDSAGGVIGDMSTGKASTPFARGAGHVDPNGAADPGLVYDADAEDYITFLCAIGYDAKQVALFTGDGSVTDCSTRSGSGVGDLNYPAFSAVFGPGKRAVTQRRVVRNVGGNVWATYKVRITAPDGVRVTVSPGTLRFRPWRKTQEYKVTLELQENLPDKHTFGAIEWSDGQHKVKSPIAITWPPATGKIAQL is encoded by the coding sequence ATGGCGGCCGGATCGTTAACGGCACTGTGCCTACTGCTCGCCGCGGCgaatgcggcggccgaggccacgtCCTCTTACATCGTGCACGTGGCGCCGGCGCACGCGCTGCCGGCGCCGCGCCGCGGGCTGCTCTCCGCCGGAGCGTACGGGTCGTTCCTGCGTGCCCACGTTCCAGCGGACGTGTCCAGCCCGGCGCCGACGGTGCACTACTCCTACGCGCACGCCGCCACCGGCTTCGCGGCGCGGCTCACGGGCCGCCAGGCCGCGCACCTCGCGTCCCAGCGGTCCGTGCTCGGCGTCGTGCCCAGCGTGGCGGAGCGGCCGCACACAACGCTCACGCCCTCCTTCCTCGGCCTCTCGCCGGCGGCTGGGCTGCTCCCGGCATCCAACGGCGCCACCGACGTCGTCATCGGCGTCCTCGACAGCGGCGTGTACCCCGTCGGCCGGGCGTCCTTCTCCGCCGACCCGTCGCTACCGCCGGTGCCGGGCAGGTTCCGGGGCGGCTGCGTCGCCACCCCGTCCTTCAACGCCTCCGCCTACTGCAACACCAAGCTGGTGGGCGCCAAGTTCTTCTACAGGGGGTACGAGCAGGAGACTGGCCGGCCGATCGACGAGCGGGTCATGTCCAAGTCGCCGCTCGACACCGACGGCCACGGCACGCACACCGCGTCCACCGCTGCCGGCTCTGCCGCCACGGGCGCCGGCTTCTTCGACTACGCAAGAGGGAACGCCGTCGGCGTCGCGCCGGGCGCGCGCATAGCCGCCTACAAGGTGTGCTGGAATAACACGTGCACGTCCGACGACATCCTGGCGGGGTTTGAGGCGGCCATCGCCGACGGGGTCGACGTCATCTCCATCTCGCTCGGGAGCACCAACGGTGCACAGCCGTTTCATCTGGACACCACCGCCATAGGCGCGTTCAGAGCCGTCCGCAAGGGCATCGTCGTCTCCGCGTCCGCGGGGAACAATGGCCCCAGGGAAACCACTGCCGTCAACATTGCGCCATGGTTTTTGACCGTCGCCGCGTCCACCGTCAACCGCCAGTTCCCGGTAGATGTCCTTCTTGGGAACGGGCAGACCTTCACGGGCACGTCGCTCAACACGGGCACCCCGCTTGGCGCCACCAAACTGCCCTTGGTCTACGGCGGGTTCGTGGGCACACAATTCTGTGAAGCCGGCAAGCTGAACGCCACCATGGTCGCCGGAAAGATCGTCTTGTGCGAGTCGAGCAACAATGCCCGGACAGCGAAAGGAGAAGCCGTGAGGATCGCCGGTGGTGTTGGATTAATCCTCGCGAGCTTCGATTTGTACCGCGAGCAAGCCATGACCGACGCACATGTCCTCCCTGCAGCATCTGTGACGTTTGTGGACGCCGTGAAGATAGCCAACTACATAGCCACGGATGGATCCCCTGCGGCGACGATCGCGTCCGGCGGCACCGCCATCGGCCGCAGCGCGCCTCCCTACCCTAGAATGGCATCCTTCTCAAGCCGTGGCCCgagccgccacgcgccggagatcCTCAAGCCCGACATCACCGCCCCTGGCGTGGACATCCTGGCCGCCTGGACAGGGGCCAACTCGCCCTCCCACGTCAGCACCGACACGAGGCGAGTGGAGTACAACGTCATCGCCGGCACCTCCATGTCATGCCCGCACGTGAGCGGCGTCGCCGCGCTGCTCCGGCAGGCGAGGCCCGAGTGGAGCCCCGCGGCGATCAAGTCCGCCATGATGACCACCGCGTACAACGTCGACAGCGCCGGCGGCGTCATCGGCGACATGTCCACGGGGAAGGCCTCCACTCCTTTCGCCCGCGGGGCGGGCCACGTCGACCCCAACGGCGCCGCCGATCCGGGCCTGGTgtacgacgccgacgccgaggacTACATCACCTTCCTCTGCGCCATCGGGTACGACGCCAAGCAGGTCGCCCTCTTCACGGGGGACGGCTCGGTGACCGACTGCTCGACGCGCTCCGGCTCCGGCGTGGGGGACCTCAACTACCCGGCCTTCTCGGCGGTGTTCGGCCCCGGCAAACGCGCCGTCACGCAACGCCGCGTGGTGCGCAACGTGGGCGGCAACGTCTGGGCCACGTACAAGGTGAGGATCACTGCCCCGGACGGCGTGCGCGTCACGGTAAGCCCCGGGACGCTGCGGTTCAGGCCGTGGAGGAAGACGCAGGAGTACAAGGTCACCTTGGAGCTGCAAGAGAACCTGCCGGATAAGCACACATTTGGAGCGATTGAGTGGAGCGACGGCCAGCACAAGGTGAAGAGCCCCATCGCCATCACCTGGCCTCCCGCGACCGGCAAAATCGCGCAACTATGA